One Glycine max cultivar Williams 82 chromosome 6, Glycine_max_v4.0, whole genome shotgun sequence DNA segment encodes these proteins:
- the LOC102661409 gene encoding uncharacterized protein: MAISIVYDSDDEDEDELVDDYHSKECEEYKFFEKVFAEDGDLRRYYESNQKEGDFHCLVCGGIGKKVWIRFKNCKTLIHHSTAILRTKRKRAHRAYAQVICKVVGWDIDQLPAIVLKGLDSSLIGSRKLLESHESLVSGAEWESESPKAGFSSTASGWPSFDDIKSSSLTYSLSAEEKATVAVLQLQHRALEACQKFLVGDAGSDSDEDDEEAEDDELLDNDSKESEEYKFFEKVFAEDGDLRRYYENNHKEGDFYCLVCGGIGNKVWKRFKDCIGLIQHSTAILRTRRKRAHRAYAQVICKVVGWDIDQMPAIVLKDLDSSLAGSRKLFVEPKNLVVGCTGDTNSNGEVANSTD, encoded by the exons ATGGCAATTTCTATTGTCTATGATTCAG ATGATGAGGATGAAGATGAATTGGTAGATGATTATCATTCTAAAGAATGTGAGGAGTACAAGTTCTTTGAAAAAGTGTTTGCAGAAGATGGTGACTTGAGGAGATATTATGAGAGCAATCAAAAGGAAGGGGATTTTCATTGTTTGGTTTGTGGAGGTATAGGGAAGAAAGTATGGATAAGGTTTAAGAATTGTAAGACACTAATTCATCACTCCACTGCCATACTAAGGACAAAAAGGAAGAGAGCTCACAGGGCCTATGCACAGGTCATCTGCAAAGTTGTTGGTTGGGACATTGATCAATTGCCAGCTATTGTATTAAAGGGTTTGGATTCCTCCTTGATAGGTTCAAGGAAGCTTTTG GAATCTCATGAATCTCTGGTTTCTGGTGCTGAGTGGGAAAGTGAAAGCCCCAAGGCTGGTTTTTCTTCTACAGCTTCAGGATGGCCTTCCTTTGATGACATCAAATCATCTTCTCTCACTTATTCTTTATCAGCAGAAGAGAAAGCAACTGTGGCAGTGCTGCAATTGCAGCACAGAGCATTAGAAGCTTGCCAGAAGTTCTTAGTTGGGGATGCTGGTTCTGACAGTGACGAAGATGATGAGGAGGCAGAGGATGATGAGCTGCTAGATAATGATTCTAAAGAATCTGAGGAGTATAAGTTCTTTGAAAAAGTGTTTGCAGAAGATGGTGACCTTAGGAGATATTATGAGAACAATCATAAGGAAGGAGATTTTTATTGTTTGGTTTGTGGGGGTATTGGGAACAAGGTATGGAAGAGGTTTAAGGATTGTATTGGACTAATTCAACACTCCACTGCCATACTAAGGACAAGAAGGAAGCGAGCTCACAGGGCCTATGCACAAGTCATCTGCAAAGTTGTAGGTTGGGATATCGATCAAATGCCAGCTATTGTGTTAAAGGATTTGGATTCCTCATTGGCTGGTTCAAGGAAGCTTTTT GTTGAGCCCAAAAATCTTGTTGTGGGTTGTACTGGTGATACAAATTCAAAT GGTGAAGTTGCTAATTCTACTGATTAA